The DNA sequence TACAAAGATTATCAAAAGCATACCCAATACGTCAAGATGAGTGATGGCACTGATCTGGCGGTTGACATATACCTCCCTGACAAGGGGCCCGAGCGGGAATCGTTTCCGGTGGTATTCGTTTACACCCCCTATAACCGCTCCTATCTTGTGCCCAAGATGGGCGTTTTGAGGAGAGTCGGGTCTTGGATTGCGGGGTTTGGCTGGGGACCTACCTTCGAACCACCCGCATTTTCCCGATCCTTTGGAAATCTCTTGGAGCATGGTTATGCATTCGTGGTGGCGGATATGCGCGGGACAGGAGCTTCTTTTGGGAGCCAAATGCCCCTGATGCCCACGCTTGGGAGAGACGGAAAAGAGATTATCGATTGGATCGATCAACAAGCATGGTGTGATGGCCACGTGGGAATGGTCGGGCCTTCCTACCTTGGCTGGAGCCAATTTGCCACAGCCGGGCACAAACCGGAAGCGCTCAAATGCATCATGCCGGAGGTTGTTCCTTTCGATACCTATGCAGGCGGAACTCGTCCCGGCGGAATTCCGGCTACGAGATGGTTGGAAGGCTATAGCGACCGATTGGAGGGCTTTAATCAAAATTACTTCAACTTCAAGGCGAGATTTCTTCCAGCAGTTCCGGTGGTCGATGAAGATGGGGACGGAAAGATTCAGGACGAATACCCCCTGATGAGTCGGTATGGCTTGATGCGGGGATTTGCGCCAGAATACAAGGATGAGGAAAGTCGTGGAGGAAATCTGTATTACAGAGCTACACGGGAACATCTTGACAATGTGCGTGTCCGAGAATTTCTCAAAGAAGGAATCTCCTACTGGGATAGCGAGGCGCCTGTTCCCTACAGCCAGTATTCTTTCCGTCATACAAGCGCGTCTTATTTCCTTGATGAAATTCGGGAAACCGGTCTTCCGGTCTACCATGTCGGAGGATGGTTTGATGGCTTTACCAGAGGCACCACCAAACTCTTCACCACACTCAGCGAAACCAATCCCGTTCATATGAATATTGGGCCGAGAATCCATTTTCAAAAAGTGCCCAAGCCTTTCGCCAAATACCTCGACTATTCAGACAATTACGAGGAACAGTTGGCCATTGAGCATTTGAGGTTCCTGGATCATTACCTCAAAGGGGTAGACAATGGAATTGACACCGAGTTGCCAGTCAACATCTACGTCATGCACAAAGGGTGGAAGCAGGCTCAGTCATGGCCCTTGACAGAGGCCGTGCCTACCACGCTGTACTTCGGCAACAGTGCCAATCTCTCAGAGCAGATGCCTGATGTGTCCAAGGATACCTATGAGGTAGACTTTGAGGCGAGTTCCAGCTACGGTCGCAAAGGCTTCAATCGTTGGTTGATGTATGAATCGGGTCCAGACGAATTCATGTTCCGAACGGAAGCCGACGAGCGATGCATGACGTATGAAACGCCTGCTTTTGAGCAAGATATGGAGGTCACTGGGCATCCGATTGTCCGTGTTTGGGTAAGTTCAGACCAAGCCGACGGGGATCTGTTTGTATATTTATCTGATGTGGATGAACGTGGAGAGTCAGCGTATGTGACTGAAGGTCAGCTTCGACTCAATTGGGCCATGCTTCGCGATGATGACGACCAAGTGGATCGGACCTTCGATGTGCTGCCGGATTTGCCTTGGCATGGATTCAAGCAAGAGCAAGAGCTCGCTCACCCGCTTGCAGATGGTCGAATCATCGAGGTGGTACTGGATCTTCAGCCCATCGCCTGGAATTTCCGGAAAGGACACAAGCTCCGAATCTCGATTGCCGGAGCTGATGAAGGCAACTTCGAATTAAATCCCGATCTGTGTCCCGGAGGCCGTCCTGAGGATTGCCTGGAGACGCGACTATTCATCCACAAGGGAGGAAGTTTTCCCTCCAGTATTGAACTACCGGTGATTCCGGGTACGCCTAGGACTGCCGAACGATAACATCACATGCCTCGAACGTTTACTCGCTTTTGGACCTATTGCTGCATTTTGATCATGGGAATGGTCTTTGCCGAACCGCTTTTCGGTCAAACCCAGGTCAGTACATTTTTTCAATATAAAGGCTACTCCAAGGCCTCCTACAAATCCTATGATCGGACCTCCGAATACGTTCGACTGTCTGACGGGACTGATATTGCCACGGATGTCTATTTGCCCCAAAAGGGCCCTGAGCAATCTTCATTTCCCACAGTATTCGTATTTACGCCCTATGGGAGAGCCTATGTATTTCCCAAAATGGGACTCTTCATGCACTTAGGCTCCTGGATGACAGGGAGAGGATGGGGGCCCGTGTATGATCAGGCCGTTTTTGATCCAACGGTAGAATTGCTCCTCAAGCATGGGTATGCCGTCGTGGTATCGGATATGCGAGGATCTGGCGCCTCGTTTGGGTCGAATATGCCCTTCATGCCGAGACTGGGACTGGACGGCAAGGAAATGGTCGATTGGATCGCAGGCCAATCATGGTGCAACGGCCAAGTCGGAATGATGGGGGCGAGTTATCTGGGCTGGGCGCAATACGCAACTGCCGGCTATCGTCCCGAAGCCCTCAAGGCCATCATGCCGCAAGTGATTCCCATGGATATTTATACAGGTGCTGCAAGGCCTGGAGGAATTGCCGTGATTGGATTGATTGAAGATTACGATGATGTTTTGACCCGATTCAACCTCAATTTCTTCGATCGCAAAGACTTCAAGCTTCCAAGTCTCCCCGTGGTCGATGAGGATGGAGACGGCAAAATCAAGGATGAATGGCCCCGGTTAGATTCTACCACCGTCAATACCGCCGATCCTCCATTTTACAAGGACAAGGCCGATCGATTTGATGATTTTTACTACCAGGCGACCCTGCAACATCTTGACAACCTGACGCCCCAATTGGTCCTGGAAGATGAATTGCGATACCGGGATGCTCATGCTCCCATTCCTTATGATTCGGTTACGTTTCCAATGATGAGTCCCGGGAACTGGATGGATGAAATCGCCGAATCTGGCATTGCGGTTTATCACGTTGGAGGCTGGTTTGACGCTTTTTCCAAAGGCGCTCCCAAGATGTTCGCTACTTTGGCCCCAACCAATCCCTCGCATCTATTGATGGGGCCTCGGCCACATTTTCCCATGATTCCCAAGGCGCTAGGTAAACAGATTGATTATCGGGGCGACTACCGAAAGGATCTTGCCACCGAGCATTTGAGATTTTTTGACCGATACCTCAAAGGAATTCCCAATGGCTGGGAGAATGAGCCTCCTGTCCATTATTACCAAGTTCATCAAGGCTGGATGTCTGCGGCAGAATGGCCATTGCGGCAAACGGAGTGGAAGGACCTCTGGGTGGCTGATGAAGGGCGGTTGGCCCTTTCGCAAGCATCCGCAGTTGCAGATACTTATCAGGTGGATTTTGAGGCGCTTTCCTACCCCAACAAAGAGACCTTTTCGCGCTGGAAAATCACCTCCATCGATGGGGATCAATCGCTCGATCGCTCCAAGCTGGATGTGAAATGCCTCGTGTATGAATCTATTCCCCTAGAGGAGGATTGGGCGGTCGTAGGCCATCCCATGCTAGAATTATTTTTAGAATCCAATCGCCCTGATGGGGACTTGCATGTGTATTTGGAGGAAGTGAACGCCGAAGGAGGTGTGACTTTGGTGTCCGAAACACACTTGAGGGCGAGCTTCCATCGCATGCCAGAATCTGAGAATCAGGGATTTTCTGGGGTAACCGTCAAACCGGATCTGCCTTGGCATGGTTATGAAGTA is a window from the Pontibacter sp. G13 genome containing:
- a CDS encoding CocE/NonD family hydrolase; amino-acid sequence: MMSLLRAAMIDFNRSNRRIIPLFLCLMAMGQWGLLGQAPMRLSAPFQYEGYSKPEYKDYQKHTQYVKMSDGTDLAVDIYLPDKGPERESFPVVFVYTPYNRSYLVPKMGVLRRVGSWIAGFGWGPTFEPPAFSRSFGNLLEHGYAFVVADMRGTGASFGSQMPLMPTLGRDGKEIIDWIDQQAWCDGHVGMVGPSYLGWSQFATAGHKPEALKCIMPEVVPFDTYAGGTRPGGIPATRWLEGYSDRLEGFNQNYFNFKARFLPAVPVVDEDGDGKIQDEYPLMSRYGLMRGFAPEYKDEESRGGNLYYRATREHLDNVRVREFLKEGISYWDSEAPVPYSQYSFRHTSASYFLDEIRETGLPVYHVGGWFDGFTRGTTKLFTTLSETNPVHMNIGPRIHFQKVPKPFAKYLDYSDNYEEQLAIEHLRFLDHYLKGVDNGIDTELPVNIYVMHKGWKQAQSWPLTEAVPTTLYFGNSANLSEQMPDVSKDTYEVDFEASSSYGRKGFNRWLMYESGPDEFMFRTEADERCMTYETPAFEQDMEVTGHPIVRVWVSSDQADGDLFVYLSDVDERGESAYVTEGQLRLNWAMLRDDDDQVDRTFDVLPDLPWHGFKQEQELAHPLADGRIIEVVLDLQPIAWNFRKGHKLRISIAGADEGNFELNPDLCPGGRPEDCLETRLFIHKGGSFPSSIELPVIPGTPRTAER
- a CDS encoding CocE/NonD family hydrolase, translated to MPRTFTRFWTYCCILIMGMVFAEPLFGQTQVSTFFQYKGYSKASYKSYDRTSEYVRLSDGTDIATDVYLPQKGPEQSSFPTVFVFTPYGRAYVFPKMGLFMHLGSWMTGRGWGPVYDQAVFDPTVELLLKHGYAVVVSDMRGSGASFGSNMPFMPRLGLDGKEMVDWIAGQSWCNGQVGMMGASYLGWAQYATAGYRPEALKAIMPQVIPMDIYTGAARPGGIAVIGLIEDYDDVLTRFNLNFFDRKDFKLPSLPVVDEDGDGKIKDEWPRLDSTTVNTADPPFYKDKADRFDDFYYQATLQHLDNLTPQLVLEDELRYRDAHAPIPYDSVTFPMMSPGNWMDEIAESGIAVYHVGGWFDAFSKGAPKMFATLAPTNPSHLLMGPRPHFPMIPKALGKQIDYRGDYRKDLATEHLRFFDRYLKGIPNGWENEPPVHYYQVHQGWMSAAEWPLRQTEWKDLWVADEGRLALSQASAVADTYQVDFEALSYPNKETFSRWKITSIDGDQSLDRSKLDVKCLVYESIPLEEDWAVVGHPMLELFLESNRPDGDLHVYLEEVNAEGGVTLVSETHLRASFHRMPESENQGFSGVTVKPDLPWHGYEVEDVDTLALLSVAPACLRMDFMPVAWTFRRGNSIRISIAGADASMFELHPDLCPDGVPAFCLPTEYRVYRSAPFLSKISLPILPSIKETDSASAIEPDSEDK